In Pectobacterium aroidearum, the following are encoded in one genomic region:
- a CDS encoding ABC transporter substrate-binding protein has translation MKLSTLTTLIAAGLTVAAVTTTTARAEGRLVIYCSATNAFCEEEAKAFGEKHNVKTSFIRNGSGSTLAKVDAEKKNPQADVWYGGTLDPQSQAGEMDLLEPYQSKNLDQIMPQFRDPAKRKGNYSSAVYVGILGFGVNTDRLKEKNLPVPQCWKDLTNPVYKGEIQIADPQSSGTAYTALATFSQLWGQDQAFDYLKKLNANVSQYTKSGIAPARNAARGETAIGIGFLHDYSLEKEKGAPLTLISPCEGTGYEIGGVSILKGARNMDNAKLFVDWALSKEAQELSWKKGQSYQILTNTTAEASPLSLKLQDLKLINYDMDKYGAADVRKDLISKWVNEVKMGQ, from the coding sequence ATGAAACTGAGTACCTTAACTACCCTCATCGCCGCTGGACTGACCGTTGCTGCCGTTACCACCACCACCGCACGTGCCGAAGGGCGTCTGGTCATTTACTGTAGCGCCACCAACGCCTTCTGCGAGGAAGAAGCCAAGGCCTTCGGTGAAAAACACAACGTTAAAACCTCCTTTATCCGCAACGGTTCCGGCAGCACGCTGGCGAAAGTCGATGCAGAGAAGAAAAACCCGCAGGCTGACGTCTGGTACGGCGGCACGCTGGATCCGCAATCTCAGGCTGGCGAAATGGATCTGCTGGAACCCTATCAGTCTAAAAACCTCGATCAGATCATGCCGCAATTCCGCGATCCCGCTAAACGTAAAGGCAACTACTCGTCTGCTGTTTACGTCGGCATCCTCGGTTTTGGCGTCAATACCGATCGCCTGAAAGAGAAAAATCTGCCGGTTCCACAGTGCTGGAAAGATCTGACCAACCCGGTCTACAAAGGCGAAATCCAGATTGCCGACCCACAAAGCTCCGGTACGGCCTATACCGCACTGGCGACCTTCTCCCAGCTTTGGGGTCAGGATCAGGCCTTTGATTACCTGAAAAAACTGAATGCTAACGTGTCGCAATACACCAAATCCGGTATTGCCCCGGCACGTAACGCCGCGCGTGGCGAAACCGCTATCGGCATCGGCTTCCTGCACGACTACTCACTGGAAAAAGAAAAAGGCGCCCCGCTGACGCTGATCTCTCCGTGTGAAGGCACTGGCTATGAAATTGGCGGCGTCAGCATCCTGAAAGGCGCGCGCAATATGGATAACGCCAAACTGTTCGTTGACTGGGCGCTGTCGAAAGAAGCACAGGAACTCTCCTGGAAGAAAGGCCAGTCCTACCAGATTCTGACTAACACCACCGCCGAAGCGTCCCCGCTGTCGCTGAAATTGCAGGATCTGAAACTGATCAACTACGACATGGACAAATACGGTGCGGCAGACGTGCGTAAGGACCTGATTTCCAAGTGGGTTAACGAAGTCAAAATGGGCCAATAA
- a CDS encoding iron ABC transporter permease has product MSHTLTLSPTPKRDPIFLWLALIAATFLLLPAWSLDYGLLDASHDELLAAYSWSNLNISLLWFLLPLGLLVRPLFTPGREQRGRHRFDAAYALFCALFVVISATLEGRGMGYGTIALFVALSAIITLALSRLDWLGGDRFVIGSLISIIALIGVFILYPSIAIFIPMFTNDSGEFAPLAFMQILGQTHILRVIWNSFLLSVAVGIGCTFFGMVLAIYTSRIARRSAIIGRIFSILPIVTPPFVVGLGVTLMMGRSGYVTELMVAWFGLTNTNWLYGFTGIWLAQVLAFTPMSFMILEGAMKTIHPSLEEASYTLRANRYQTFQRVFLPLLKPALANSFLIVIVQSLADFSNPLVLGGNFDVLATQIYFYITGAQLDYQSASTLGVVLLLFSLAVFCVQYLWIGKRSYVTISGKSYRGDVQPLPVSLVWIVSILLYVWIAFNVLLYGSIFYGSFTVNWGVDYTLTLANFSKLFGQGFSDGAWPSLLDTLLFAGIAAPITALFGLLIAYIVVRQQFYGKKAIEFTTMLCFAVPGTVAGVSYILAFNSAPVYLTGTAVIVIMSMVMRNVPVGIRAGIAGLGQLDKSLDEASLSLRAGSMRTVFYILLPLLRPAILSALIYSFVRAITTVSAIIFLVTPDTRVATSYILNRVEDGEYGMAIAYGSILIVVMLAIIFLFDYLVGEARVSRSKAKNSD; this is encoded by the coding sequence ATGTCACACACACTCACTCTTTCACCGACGCCTAAGCGGGATCCTATATTCCTGTGGCTGGCGCTGATTGCGGCAACATTCTTGCTGCTGCCAGCGTGGAGCCTGGATTACGGCCTGCTGGATGCCTCACACGATGAACTGCTGGCCGCTTACAGCTGGTCGAACCTGAATATCAGCCTGCTTTGGTTCTTGCTCCCGTTGGGACTGCTGGTGCGTCCGCTGTTTACGCCCGGCCGGGAACAACGCGGTCGCCACCGTTTTGATGCGGCGTATGCCTTGTTCTGCGCGCTTTTCGTGGTCATCAGTGCCACGCTCGAAGGGCGCGGAATGGGCTATGGCACGATCGCACTGTTTGTCGCACTGAGTGCGATTATTACGCTGGCGCTCTCTAGGCTTGACTGGCTGGGTGGCGATCGCTTCGTCATCGGCTCGCTCATCAGCATCATCGCGCTGATTGGCGTGTTTATCCTTTACCCCAGCATTGCCATCTTTATTCCCATGTTCACCAACGACAGCGGTGAATTCGCGCCGCTCGCGTTTATGCAGATTCTGGGTCAGACGCACATTTTACGCGTGATCTGGAACTCATTCCTGCTGTCGGTTGCCGTTGGTATCGGCTGTACCTTCTTCGGTATGGTGCTGGCCATTTACACTTCGCGCATCGCCCGTCGCTCCGCGATTATCGGCCGCATTTTCTCCATTCTACCTATCGTTACCCCGCCGTTTGTCGTCGGGTTAGGCGTAACGCTGATGATGGGTCGCTCCGGTTATGTCACCGAGCTGATGGTAGCCTGGTTCGGCCTGACGAACACCAACTGGCTGTATGGGTTTACCGGTATCTGGCTGGCACAGGTGCTCGCCTTTACGCCGATGTCGTTCATGATTCTGGAAGGCGCGATGAAGACGATTCATCCGTCGCTGGAAGAGGCGTCATACACGCTGCGTGCCAACCGCTATCAAACCTTTCAACGGGTTTTCCTGCCCCTGTTGAAACCCGCGTTGGCTAACTCGTTCCTGATCGTAATCGTCCAGTCGCTGGCCGATTTCAGTAACCCGCTGGTGCTGGGCGGCAACTTCGACGTACTCGCCACCCAGATTTACTTCTACATCACTGGCGCACAGCTGGATTATCAGTCAGCCAGTACGCTCGGCGTTGTCCTGCTGCTGTTCTCACTGGCGGTGTTCTGCGTGCAATATCTGTGGATCGGCAAACGTTCCTACGTCACGATTTCCGGTAAATCCTACCGTGGCGATGTGCAACCGCTGCCCGTTTCGCTGGTGTGGATCGTCAGCATCCTGCTCTATGTCTGGATTGCCTTTAACGTCCTGCTGTACGGCAGCATTTTCTACGGCAGCTTTACGGTTAACTGGGGCGTGGATTACACCCTGACGTTGGCAAACTTCAGCAAGTTGTTCGGACAAGGCTTTAGCGACGGCGCCTGGCCTTCCCTGCTGGATACGCTGCTGTTCGCGGGCATCGCGGCACCGATTACGGCACTATTTGGACTGCTTATCGCCTACATCGTGGTACGCCAGCAGTTCTACGGTAAGAAAGCCATCGAGTTCACCACCATGCTGTGCTTTGCGGTGCCGGGCACCGTTGCCGGTGTGTCTTATATTCTGGCCTTTAACAGTGCGCCGGTTTACCTAACGGGAACGGCGGTGATCGTCATCATGTCGATGGTGATGCGTAACGTACCGGTTGGTATCCGTGCCGGTATCGCCGGACTGGGGCAGTTGGATAAATCGCTGGATGAGGCGTCGCTCAGTCTGCGAGCGGGTTCGATGCGTACGGTGTTCTATATTCTGCTCCCGCTGTTGCGTCCGGCCATTTTGTCCGCGCTGATTTACAGCTTCGTGCGCGCTATTACCACCGTCAGCGCTATTATCTTCCTGGTTACGCCAGATACCCGCGTCGCCACGTCTTACATTCTTAACCGCGTGGAAGACGGCGAATACGGTATGGCGATTGCTTACGGTTCCATCCTGATTGTGGTCATGCTGGCCATTATTTTCCTGTTCGATTATCTGGTCGGTGAAGCGCGGGTTTCCCGCTCAAAAGCCAAGAATAGTGACTAA